GTCGGGACAATTTGACCGGCCCTCACCGGCGACATACGCCGCTAAGATTGTGCTTTTTAAAGTCAGGCTTTCAGCGCGTCGATATCCGCCCCTTCGATGGTGGCGAGATGGGCTTCGATTTTATCGATCGGCCAGTCCCACCAGGCGATGCTGAGCAGGTCGGTGATCACCTCGTCACTGAACCGCTGTCGGATGACCTGCGCCGGATTGCCGCCGACAATGGTGTAGGGTGCGACATCCTTCGTCACCACGGCACCGGACGCGATAATCGCGCCAGAACCGATGGTAACGCCCGGCATGATCGTGGCGCCATGGCCGATCCAGACATCGTGTCGTATTACCGTATCGCGCGATGGCAGGTTGATATAGTCGATCATGGTTTCCGGTTTGAAGACCCGGAAGGGATAGGTCGAAAATCCACCCATCGGATGATTGGCCGATGAGGTGATGAAGGTCGTGCCATGGGCGAACTGGCAGAACTTACCAATGATCAGCTTTTCCCTGCTAATCGGAAAGAGATAGGGCGCCAGGGTCTGCGCCCAGTTCGTCTGCGGCGTGAAGTTCGACGCATAGGAATAGGCGCCAACCTCGATGCGCGGGTGGTCGATGACATTTTGCAGGTAAACAGTGTTGGTGATCACCGTGCCATCGGGCGGGGTGATCGGATGGACGGCGTCCACATTCAATAGCGGCATGTGTGATCCTTAAAATTTCGCGGTCAGGCGACGCGACAGACGAGACTTGATGCGCGCCAAAGCGGTTTCAGAGGCAGGACGGATGAAATCGTAGCCGATATCTGCCCAGTCGGGATCGTCCTTTTCATAGCCCAGGCGCGGCAGGATTTCGAGCGAGGTCACGAACGCCTGGGTGCGATAAGGCAACAGCACGCCGCCATTCACCATCTGATGTGCCTTGGCCTCCTCGTAATTGCGGAACCAGTGATTGATCAGATCCTTGAGGCCGGGGGCCGCGAATATTTCGGAGAAATCGACCTCTTCGGCGGCGGATTTCAGCGCCGTCCAGGTCGGGAAACCGGCCTCGTGAGCGATCACGGTCAGGGCGTGCTTCAGTTGCAGGCCGGCTGGTGCATTTTCCAGACGGCTGAAACGCATCCGCGCGTTAGCCTCATCGGCGCGCACCGCTTTCAGCAGGTTCGCGGCGTCACGTTTATACGCATCGATGGGTTTGAGATCATGCGCGGCGTTTTTAGCCATTTTGGGCATGGAAAGTCTCCTTTGTACAAAGGCTTTTCCCCATCCCGGAAAGCCACAAAAGAGCGGATTATGTCTAGCAAATCTCTTGCAGCAGGAGGACGCAAACGTCTTTCGCGGGGCCGAGCCGTCCTGCCGGCTCCGTGGCCTGAATAGTCCACCCGCCTGGTAAAAGCAACCGTGCCCGCTGCATTTGCATTTTTTTCATGATTGGCGCGTGAAGTGATGTTAAGGTTTTGCGACACGAACCCCAGGAAACCGGGCGGGCAGATTGATCAGTCTCAAGGACACGCTTCAGACCTTCAGTCACGGACATGACGCCATGTCTCCGGTCTCCGGCGTATTGAAGAAAGGTCCGCTCTATCACGATCGCTGGTGGCTGACCGAGGATGGTCTGCGTCTCTACGCCCGCGATTATCCCGCTGCCGCCGGACGCGTGCGCCTGCCGGTCATCTGCCTGCATGGCCTGACGCGCAATTCCAGTGATTTCGAAGAGGTGGCGCCCTATATCGCTGCGCTCGACCGTCGCGTCATCGTGCCGGACCTGCGCGGCCGCGGCCTGTCGGAAAATGATCCCGACGTCGCCAATTATCATCTGTGGACCTATGCCAAGGATATCCTCGACCTGTGCGACGCCTTAGGTATAGGCCGGGCGGTCTTTATCGGTAATTCCATGGGCGGACTGGTGGCCATGGTGCTGTCCACCCTGCGGCCCAACCTGATCCAGGCGGCGGTGCTGAATGACATCGGCCCGACGCTGGCGCCAAAGGGCCAGGCGCGGATTTCGGCCCTGGCGGCCATGCAGCGCCGCGCCATGCGCAACTGGCAGGACGCGAGCGCCTTTATCGCCGAACAATACCGGCTGGTCTTTCCCGATAATACGACAGCGGACTGGCTGAAATTCGCCCGGCGGGTCTTCCGCAAGGGCCGCGATGGCAATCTGCATCTCGCCTATGATCCACGCATCACCGACGCCTTCAAGACCCTGACGATGGACTCGCCCGCCTATGACCTGGCGCCCTGCTATGACAGTCTGGCGCATGGCCGCCGGATACTGCTGATCCGCGGCGCCTTGTCGGATGTGCTCGATGCCGCCGAGGCGAAGAAGATGGTGGTCTCGAACGAGGTGTCGCGCGTCGATATCGACCGGGTCGGCCACGCCCCCCTGCTGACCGAACCGCAGGCGCGGCTGGCCATTACCGACTTCCTTGAATCGCAAGCCTAAAGCACCCATATCGCTACCATCAATGCGAGGGTGCTGATGACGCGGACCGTGATTTTTGACAGCCCGTTTTTGCTGGGTTTTGACGATATGCGGCTGCTGATCGACCGCGTCGGGCGCAGCCATGACAATTACCCGCCCTATAATGTCGAATCCTTAAGCTCCGACCAT
This sequence is a window from Asticcacaulis sp.. Protein-coding genes within it:
- a CDS encoding CatB-related O-acetyltransferase yields the protein MPLLNVDAVHPITPPDGTVITNTVYLQNVIDHPRIEVGAYSYASNFTPQTNWAQTLAPYLFPISREKLIIGKFCQFAHGTTFITSSANHPMGGFSTYPFRVFKPETMIDYINLPSRDTVIRHDVWIGHGATIMPGVTIGSGAIIASGAVVTKDVAPYTIVGGNPAQVIRQRFSDEVITDLLSIAWWDWPIDKIEAHLATIEGADIDALKA
- a CDS encoding alpha/beta hydrolase → MISLKDTLQTFSHGHDAMSPVSGVLKKGPLYHDRWWLTEDGLRLYARDYPAAAGRVRLPVICLHGLTRNSSDFEEVAPYIAALDRRVIVPDLRGRGLSENDPDVANYHLWTYAKDILDLCDALGIGRAVFIGNSMGGLVAMVLSTLRPNLIQAAVLNDIGPTLAPKGQARISALAAMQRRAMRNWQDASAFIAEQYRLVFPDNTTADWLKFARRVFRKGRDGNLHLAYDPRITDAFKTLTMDSPAYDLAPCYDSLAHGRRILLIRGALSDVLDAAEAKKMVVSNEVSRVDIDRVGHAPLLTEPQARLAITDFLESQA